CGTGATCAGTGTGATCGTGTGTAGTGGTAGCTGATGTTTGTTAATATTTTTCATGCTGTCGCTCTGCATTTCAGCTCCTCTCTAATGTTAGTCTGTATGAACAGAAGTTAGCAGCCACTATCAGTGAGAAATCATTATTTTTATACATTATATTCCCTTTCTTAATATACTTTTTCAAATGCAATGATCACCAGAGAAAAATGGTCTATTGACAGGGCATATGAGTGCCGTTTTCTTTCAGTTAGAAAATTACATTCTCGATCAATCATCTCCGTTTgattagagcatcaccaacagattatctataattttctcctaaaaatttgtttTTGGGTTTCCTAAACCAAAAATAGGAAGTGAAAAAACTCCTCCATCCAACAGATAGCCTAAATTCAATCCCCAAAACTTAAAAGTAGGCCCTTCTGTTAAACTACCAACAGAAAattccgtttttttttctttcacgcgCAGAAagcgttttttttctttcacgcgCAGAAAGATCGCTATCTCCCACGCGCGGGAACGaaggagagaggcgggattgcgTGATTGGGAGCGCCTTTCGCACCCGTATATAAACGGAGTGAGGAACCGGGAGAAGGGAACTCCAAAACTCGGGTAGGAGAGTAGGGGATCTGTTGGAGCTTATTTTTGAACTAAAATCCCTCAAAATCAGTTTTGGGAATCATATAGGtagactgttggtgatgctctttaACACAACAAATCTGTTAGGGCCTTAGGAGCATGGAGAAATGGACAAGGATGATTTGATTTATGCTCCATGGCTGTTGCGGCTTCGCTCATCGCTCATACTGAAAGCATATCAGAGCTGGATCCTATCCTATCCAGTGTACACAAATCATTTCCAGATTAACGAATACACGATTAACTGTTAACAAAATGGTATTTGGATTCTACATGACTCTCAGCTTCCCACAAAAAGGATCCAAAAGCAGCTGCCTCCaaaacaagatgggtgagttCTATGAAAGTTATTGTTATCATTTGACCATCCTTTGCATTGACAGAGCCATCATCTAAGACTTTAATATCTGGCCGTCCAAACAACGCCTGTGTTTGCTTCTCTATCAGTGAGACGGCCTCTTTTGATCTGATAGTAGCATACCTTTGCAACGTATCAGCATCCAAGCGTGAAACATAGGACCTCAGCTTGTTTGGATTTGATTCTTCATCATCCAAATCGATCTCCTCCCCATCAGGTGTAATTTGCACCAATGATTCCATATCCCAGAATGGATTAGGCTTCAGGTTTTCAAGTACTATCTGTTGCTTAGGATTTGGCGGGAGAGTCTTCATGTTCTTCTCGAGTTGGAATCGCTCATCTACCCTCTTTAGGAAGTAGCCATACATGATGGATGCTGCATAAAGCTTTCCCAGATTTAAGTTGCTGATTTCAACAACTGTATCTAGTGGGGCTGCTACCTTTTCACCCATTATAAGGTTGAGATGATTTTGTATCATCTCAAGAGCGTCCGGGGAATGTATGCTTTGCAACCTATCCTCTTGGTTAGGCAATGAGGAGATGTCACGTACAGGGCCACCTAATGGTGCTAATGCAGGTGTCATTGATATGTCATTCTCCATGAACTTATAAATAATCCAACAGTAGATGATCTCTTCCAAGGTGTTCTGCCTTTCCTTCTCTTTGACTTCTGCTATTCTCCTGTAATTCAATCAGCTTAGCTTTTCAGTCAGTTCTTTAAATGCATCCTCCACTAGAACATCTAATGTTCTGTCCTTACCATTTCTTTATCATCTATGCTATGCATACTAAGATTTTTCTCCACGTCTTTTTTTTATACGCACTGAATTGCAGCCTTTGGCAGTAGAACATATGGACTTGTTTTTAAATATTGTGCGACTAACAATACATGCCAGGTAGTGGGGTTATATCTGAGTGTAAAACACTAAAACATGATGAATAATAGAATAGCATAAATGATCATGAAGGAAATGGCATCCTACAATTCTGGGGATACTTACTTGTAAAGGAGGTCCTGGGGAACTTTCGAGGCTTCTTTCTCTTGAGCATCTTTCTCTGATTGAAGGTTTTCAAGTTGCTGGTCAACTGTTGCAGGAAGTAGGTGAGGGTGTGATTGGAGTATCTGGACCAGAAGTTGACCGCTTGGAGTTTCAAACATAAGTGGAGCAAGTCTTGTAAGGCCATCACCAGAATCCATTTTTGCTTTAACCTTCAAGCTCCTTGCTCGACAACTATTAATTAGGAAACCAGATTTGGGGCTACTGGTATAAAGAAAGCTCTGCAGAACAACAAACCATCATCCAGTTGACCCGATATAACTTAGGTTGGGCAGGGGTGTACACTAGTATATTACTGCTATACAATATATCAGTGTTTATCATTCCATTAAGAATCATGGTATAAGCATTGAGTTGTAACACTGGTAAATTAGGAGACTAATGCTAAGCCCAATGGCCAGAAAGGCTTAATGTGATGATCATTATCCAATGTCAACTACAATACAAGCCTCACGTTGtctaaaaaaatcaaccaaGAGATTGGACAGCCAACTCCCTTGGCAATTGAATGAGCATAACAAGTGAGAAATATGGATAATCTGACAGAACATCTTAGGAGTTGGCTTTGCAATGGCAGGAATCACAAAATATCAAAAATCTATAGCGTAGCTCGAATAAAATACAAGAACTAAACGTGTACAATTTATGCTGAAAACTGAAAAGTAAAACCCGGCATCCAAAAAGCCTAAATACCATATCTCGTATACTAAAGGAAGCACCTTATCAAAAAGCCTAAATACCATATCTCGTATACTAAAGGAAGCACCTTATCAATGTTGCTATAGCAGgagaagatgtatttcaaagtAAAGCAGCACAGAGCACACAGTGCAACACAGCTATTGGTTACGGTTACTATAGCAAAGCAAAGCGGACTGCATACCATATTTGAAATGATTTAACCAAGTATTATATTCCTAAATTATTCTCCAGACCCCCTTTCTTTTGCAACCCGACGTACATCCAACACTTTCCACCAAAAATCTCAGCTAAATAAATCTTACTACTAGCAAGGAGGCGCTCCAATTTTTAAGGAGCCCCATCATACATACATGGATGAACAGAACAGCTGACGATCCCAGGTTGCCAATACACTCACGAGAACCCCCGTCAGGGCATTCAACAAACAGTTGCCGAGCGAATCCCAACGGAGGAACAGAAGCGCGCAGCGGCAGCGACACATCAAATTGACAGGgagcgaggaggggagggagcacGTAACGCACCTTGCGGCGGTGTAGCCTGGACTCCAGGGATGCGCGCGGCCTGGCGAGGCagcaggacgaggaggaggaggacgcggcggcggtggcggaggcgggggaggaggaggcgcggagcAGCGCGGCGTCAGCCCACGCCGCCATcggaggaggggcggacgagaggaggaggaggcgggtggGTGGGGATTCGGGATTCCGTCGGCTGCTTGGGCTTCGCTGCTAGTGTGACGTCAGACAGGCTGGCCCGGCCTCTACCGGAGATATTATTACTAGTAGGCAGCCCGCGCCGATCTTTTTATCGGGATCGGCGTGCGAGTGCGAGTGCGATCTCGTCCAAAGCTCGTCGCCGTCAGGCGCGCCGCGGACGGGCACGGCTCTCTCGTCTCTCGCTCGCCGGGTCGCATTGGGTGATCGGCCTCTCTGCCTGGCGTTGGCGTTGGCGTTAGCGTATGGGACTGTGTAAACACTGTAGAAACGTGTTTTGGTTTTGGCAATTCCAACTTCCAATTCAAACTTCGAAGTCCTCGAATTTTCTTCTGTGGCTGATGTTTTGAGATGGTACAACAAGGATTGGGAATACCGGTTTGGCCAGAATTACCAGGTTTTATCAGTCAACGATTCGagtctattttttttacctcaaaATAGTGATAACAACAATTTGAAGTCCAAACTTTTTGGAATCATGGTCTGAAGTCTAAACATGCCACATGCTTATCGTGCCCAATGATGTGTTCTTTTCTGGCTCATTTGTGCGTTGAAAAATCATCTTGATGAGGTTCAACTTCAACAGAACATATACTACAAACCTATAAAATATTCAATTTGTGGCCCATGTTTTGCATAATTAATTCCTCTAGAGGCTCCACAGAATCGACAGACTCGATACAACTGAAAGACATCGTATCACAGTACTAACTGACTGCATAGTTCAAGAGCAACCTGATATAATTACAGAGATGGCATAAAATCATGGAATATCCTTCAGTTTCTTTTCATGGATATTGACATCCAGACAGTACTTCATATTCGAGAGGTAAAAAGCCTACAGCGCAATATACTTCATATACGAGTATTTCCTTATATCGTTTCAATTATGCTCTGGCAGGTCACAGgccataaaaagaaaaaaggtatGAAACGGTAGAGCAGTAGTATCCTTATAGAAAGGTACAGACCATCAAAATTCATGCACACGCCCTGCACCACATAAGGTATCTCAAATGACAAGGTCATGCTACACGTCGTAGGGTAATTCAGTGTAGTTTTGAAACATTTCAACACACAGGCTCCCAGTTGTATACTTGTATTCAGGTCTCAAGCAAACGTTGGTGACAAGCACTCCTCAACAATGTCCAGAAGGTTTGGATTTTCCAGAGCAGCTGCAACACGTTCTTTGTCGTTCAGTTGCTTGTTCACTACAAGAAAGGGACAATACAATGAGATACTGAGCCAAGCAAGAGAATGTGGTAAGTGAAAGCATAAACTGTAGCCTCTAAAACATATGTACCTGCAGTTTCAGTTGCATGTGATCCAGGCGCCACCCTTATGTCCACCTGCACAAATTATAAATGACTAAGCTGCCAAAAATTTCTGAAGAAATATGAATAGTAAACAGCAGGAAGACATAATTTCCTCGTCATGTTAATGaactaaaaaaagagagaattgTACTTTGGACCATCTTTTATTGCCaaaatttcactttggaccactcTTTGTCTAATCTTTTACTTTGGACCAGGTATTTTTTACTTTGTTGCACTTTGGACCACCTCAACTCTCTTCCCTAGCCATGTCTGGCCTCTCCTCCAGCAAAGATATGAATCTGCAAAGAGGTGGAGGAGTTCACCGGTGGGCTGGAATTGATGTGCTGAAGAAGTGGTTTAGGGTAGTCCAAATTGCAACAAAGGTGAAAATACCTAGCCCAAAGTGAAAATGATGATCAAAGGGTGGTCTAAAGTGAATCCATGGTAATAAAAAGTGGCCCAAACTGCAATTCACCAAAAAAAGGAGTAGTCTTCGATTTGTTCATGGAATGTGCAAGACTGAATCACTAGGTATCAGTCTCCAGCTCGATCATGAAATGCCTTGGATGGTATCTTCACAACCTATCTGTGTTCCTAACCATAATGATTAAGTTTCACATACAACACAGGTTTCTGCACAATTAGAAACTTATTCTGCAGATATTTTGAGGTATACATTCAGGCATATGCCTAAATGAGTTCTGAAAAGTACCATGGAGCAAAATAAATGAAGAGcatgtgaaatattttttaaggtAAAGGGAAAATAGTTGTTACCTAAATTACATGTCTGTCACAGTACTATAGGACTTTCTAAATTGTATATGTCAGGCAATATATTAAGGGCTCATTCAGACTTCTTACGATTGCAAGCTACCATAGAGATGCTCCATGTATCATACCTTGTATCGAGGGGGAAGACTCCGCATAAGTTTCACACGCAGGCAAAGTCCAATGACGGTCGCCATACTGCAACGCTCCACTGTTGGGGTAAAAGTAACCCTGAAGAGAATAACAGTGAATTGTTGTGACTGAATTTCATTAACAACCCATTGTAGCATACAATGATAGAGAGACGTAAACTTACCTGACATGACTAAGTTCATCATTGATTTCAACTGAATCCTCAGTTACAACATTAAGCTCTTCGAGTGAGTATGGGTGCTCTGGATCCTTTATGTCTCTAATATGATGTAAGAAGGTTAAGGAgtgcaaacaaaagaaaaattgaGGGCAGCAGAACTCCAGATAGAGGTAAGTATAACAGGAAAGAGAGGTACACAGCATGTAGATAAGGAAACAAAGAAAGGATATCAAATATTTCTAGCTGGTCAATAGCCTCTGCCGCATTTTCATCTGTGGTTTCTGGTGCCTGCCGAGAACGCCTCTCTTTTTTCTCATAAACTACAGGGTTAGCATTTATTAACCCCACAACCATTTTTCTGATGCAATGCACTAATTTATATCAGAATGGCGAAATTCCTGCAAGTTGAAAACATGGAAATTATACCAATATCAGTCTTCAATAATTTTGTTAATCACGATAAACATCCAATGAAGATATTCCCCGCCCAATCTATCACTAGTAGTCTAGTACTATTATTGTGAACTGTTAACAATCAATACTAAATTGTGCTCGTTAAACTATGAAATGTAATTTGATCGCTCAACACCCCGATGATAGCACAGATTGCTAAACAGAAATGCAAAATAAAGGTGTGATAAGAAATTTGCTAAAGAATATTTAGCAGGCTAAACTCTGAAGCGGTCGCCATATGGTTAAATCACTAAAGACTGCAAGGACTGATCTAACATGGGGCATGGAGGTTCAGCTGAACCCCAAATTCTTTCGGAAATTTGCTAGGTTAAGGCAAAGGCAAGGAGTAACGCTTCCGTATTGCAAGAGAAGCTAAGCGCATTGACAGTGTCGCCCCAAATCAAACAGAACCCGCAGCAAACGTCGCGATAGTAAGGAGTATAGCAACCGTCGCGCAGGAAGCGGCGGAGCTGCGCGAGGCAGAGGCCACCGGAGAGCAGGCCTCGTCGTCGCGCGAGGCGAAGACCATCGGGGAGAAGGGGACGCCGCCCGAGGTCGCCGGGAAGCGTTGCCTCGCGCCgccagcggaggaggcggcctgGGATTTGGGGGCCGAACGAACGAACAGGCGGAGAAGACGGGCCGCCGGAGGAGACTAAATCGAACCAGACCATGCACCGGAGAGGATGCGGCAGGACGCCGGAGACGCTGCTCGCGCGGATGGAGATcagcgccgccggccggcgagccgAGCCCGCGAGGAGATTGGGGACGGGGAGATCGATCGGCTAGGGCAGGGAGGAGCAAACACTGCAGATGAGataactccccccccccctccaacTCCAACCACAGGAAGCGGGCAGGAAGGGGGGAGCTCGGAAGAGAAGAAAAGCTCACCGGCGAAgtccggcggcgggcggcgtcggcggccgtgGGCTCGTCTGCTTGCGTCGGGGAGGAAGACCACCGCGGGGGCGTTTAAGCCGGTCTAATGGTGGAGATATGGCGGTGTTCCATTCTGACTTCGCTTGTAACATCTGGGCCGGGCTGTGTATGGGCCGACATTGCCAGAGTCCAACAACCATGCATCGACAGGGGGTTCGGGGTTCGAAACTCCGAAGCCCTTTGGGTATTTACTGGCCGTTCGATCAAATATGTGCGATCTAGATTGAGCGGATCAGCCATTCGTCGCAAAACGCAAAGTAAGCCGAGCGCTAATCATGCTATGCTATGATACATTCGCAAGACACTCACAAATCACGAACAGTCAATGGTTAAGTTTTCCGCGAATGCTAGTTAGCGCGCCCGGCGGAGCGCGTTTTAGGCCCAGCGCGCGCCCCTtctccatgttttttttttgttttttttttactatttttccttttctttcccacttttttctgaatttttttatctttagcatgttttgagtttaaaattttataaattttgagttgaaagttttcaaatctgaacttaaaagtttttaaatctcgacttgatagttttcaaatcttgatttgaaaattttcaatttttttaaatctcgagttgaaagttttcgaatctcgagtaaaaagttttcaaatctcgatttgaaatttttcaactcttgatttgaaagttttcgaatctcgagttgaaagttttcaaatcccaaattgaaagtttttaaatttttcaaatctggacttaaaagttttcgagtctcgattctcgagttgaaagttttcgaatctgagttgaaagattttaaatctcaagttgaaagttttcaaatctgaattgaaagttttcaaatctgggttgaaagttttttaaatttgagatgaaaagttgaaagttttcaaaatttgactttaaaaaaaattcaattttcgagttaaaagtttacaaatctgggtttaaaattttaaaattttgacttcagatatatatttcttttcaatttgtttgtttctcatagaaaaaaagaaaatcctaactATCTAATACTACGCGCCGATTAGGAGTCCCCTAAGTTTTCTCCCTATGCTAGTATTGGTCAGATCGGATGCGATTTATATGCAGTATGTTACAGTGTCTTCTTTTCTTGTGTTGTTGCTTTGGCCTATTAAGGAACTAAATAAAAATGAAATCCTGAAACCCCTTTTTCATTAGGCACAAGAAAATTACAAATAACCACAAAATATATAACCGCCAGACAAAAAGAGAGTGAAGGATCGCAAAAGAAATTCCGTGATTCACAAAACTGGGGGTTAGAACTCGTGAAAGTGACTATTTTACAGGCCATATCTCAACGCAAATTCTGAAATGCACGATGGAAATGGCGACGACCACACAGTGAAAAATGCCGTCGCCAAACTTCTGATCGACAATACTACAGTACCGTTTTGAGTCAGCTACAATATGGGCCCCAAAGCACGGCTGCAGATACGTTCAAATTTTCAGATGTTGGGCGGAGGTCTTTCAGTTCTGATCTTGCCGGAGTACCCGCGTTACGACTCCAACAGCGATCGTGCTTCCAGAAGACCTTAAGAATGCCCTGCCAAGAGCTCGGCATTTGGAGAATTCTTGAACACAGACCGGAGCGTCTAAGGTAACCTGACAAATATCAAGAAAATCAAAACATCGCAGATGATGACTTCGTAAGCAATGGCTCCTCACAAGGATCTGTGATCAGTTGTTACCTGCACAACTGCATTCTGCTTTGACTTAAGAAAACGAGGTGCAGTTTTGCTTGGTTTGCCAGCCTTGTCAAGCAATGCCACGATTTTCGTAACCCTCGCAGCCTCCTTCACATGATGTATGTGAAATTCGACCTAGGCCCGTATTATTATCAGATTGCATCAGGGAAGAAAATAATCAAAGAGAGCTTTTGGTCATATCTTTACCTGATAGCCAATAAGGATAGGAATGGTGACGTCTAACACTAGAACCCTTAGCTCCAAGAAGTTAGAGACAGGCACTGGGAAACCAGGGTTGCAAAGAATCCCACCTAGTATTAGCTTACTCCCATCGATACCCTGTAAACTAACCGCTACATTATCACCAGCTCTTGCTATGTCACATGAATTTGAATCCCGCTCGATGGATTTCACTGCCGCCACTTCCCCACAAGGTGAAATTAAAACCTGCAACAGCAAGTTCCAAGCTGTCAGAACAGATAGAAATGTCAAGACAAATATTTGTGTACAAAAGCaagtataaatatattttttttgaaaaaagaccAAATTCCGACACCATGCTGTTACTGAAAGATTGGCATGCAAATATGCAACTGGCAAATGTCACAATGTAAACGCTATTTATCAATCTTTCCTCTATCCTCATATTTGGAGCTGATCTCAGTTAAATATACAAGTATCAACAGTCCCTGCTGATTTGTGAGGAATGTACCTTTGAACCAATTCGAATAGCTCCAGTCTCTAATTTTCCAAAGGCTGCAAACTGCCCTGTTGACTGAGACTTGATAACATCACAGATAGGAAGAATGAGGGGCTTTGAAACATCCCGAGATGGAAGCTGCAAGGAATCTATAGCATCCAAGAGACAAAATCCTTGATACCTGAAAGGACATCAGTTCAAGATTCCTGTTGTTcagatatatgattttttttattctgagaAGACGGTATGGTCCCAAATATTTCAAAAGATCAGTAATGCTATTCTCATATATGTTCAAATCATCCAAACTATCTGATTTGACCCAAATGGGTGCTTACTACGATATGTCGATATTACCATGTGAAAAGGTTAGAAATTGCAAGATGCATGAAACAGCCACCTCTGTTGAAAAATTCTACACGATGTAGTGTTCCGAATGGCATGGAAGTAGTGTGTCAAAACATAACTTACCAGGAAGTTAAACGGACATCAGAAGGAATTTTGATCAAATTCTGATTTTCAACAGCACTAAGAGGAATCCAGGTAACAGATGAATCTTTGAAATTGCATGACCGCAGAAAACTACCAA
This window of the Oryza sativa Japonica Group chromosome 4, ASM3414082v1 genome carries:
- the LOC4336846 gene encoding UV-B-induced protein At3g17800, chloroplastic, with translation MAAWADAALLRASSSPASATAAASSSSSSCCLARPRASLESRLHRRKSFLYTSSPKSGFLINSCRARSLKVKAKMDSGDGLTRLAPLMFETPSGQLLVQILQSHPHLLPATVDQQLENLQSEKDAQEKEASKVPQDLLYKRIAEVKEKERQNTLEEIIYCWIIYKFMENDISMTPALAPLGGPVRDISSLPNQEDRLQSIHSPDALEMIQNHLNLIMGEKVAAPLDTVVEISNLNLGKLYAASIMYGYFLKRVDERFQLEKNMKTLPPNPKQQIVLENLKPNPFWDMESLVQITPDGEEIDLDDEESNPNKLRSYVSRLDADTLQRYATIRSKEAVSLIEKQTQALFGRPDIKVLDDGSVNAKDGQMITITFIELTHLVLEAAAFGSFLWEAESHVESKYHFVNS
- the LOC4336847 gene encoding protein AE7, which translates into the protein MVVGLINANPVVYEKKERRSRQAPETTDENAAEAIDQLEIFDHIRDIKDPEHPYSLEELNVVTEDSVEINDELSHVRVTFTPTVERCSMATVIGLCLRVKLMRSLPPRYKVDIRVAPGSHATETAVNKQLNDKERVAAALENPNLLDIVEECLSPTFA